In Ruania zhangjianzhongii, the following proteins share a genomic window:
- a CDS encoding ATP-dependent helicase encodes MSQHAGTPAGADWTAAAIAEALGQPPPTDEQRVVVEAELEPMLVVAGAGSGKTETMAARVVYLVANQRVRPSEILGLTFTRKAASELSVRIRSRLRRLSRAGVISTDAVEDQPRIATYNSYAAGIVTDHALRIGIDPDATLIGDAGRYQLADDLVQTWAEDLETTSAVSTVVDAVAALAAELSEHGRSPQEAAAEIDRLIQTILDKEDEPGKKPGVRAAVLKVVGSLRTRLQLMDLVAAFGARKRADGVVDFGDQVRLAATIAAQVDDVGAGERSRYRAVLLDEYQDTSIAQVQMLRALFGAGHPVTAVGDPNQAIYGWRGAAAGTLLDFPDTFPGAAGPARSVNLSTAWRNDLAVLHAANHLAAPLRSGAVAPLVPRPGAGPGRVQARYLETHLEEAEHIADYLAPRWSPEGFSAAVLCRRRAQFVAVEQALTAAGLPCQVVGLAGLLSTPEVSDLRAALQVAHDPSRGDAMMRLLTGPSVNLGAADLRVLADWARSQAKSWARPSSADSAAEPDAGEEVPQVREAVEEASLVEAVDRLPKAGWQSPRGRSLSEVATSRLQRLARAIRQVRSLTHLSVPELITATEQALELDMEVLAATPGSAGHARRHLDAFTAAGADFAGSADSPTLSAFLTYLDVAEDEERGLEVVEAEPDSRAIQIMTVHAAKGLEWDCVVVAGMNMGDFPSLQHTPAEGKPVTSGGWLSPIGTLPYFLRGDAASLPELAVEEAGTHTEMESALEAFRLDEGQRLLREERRLAYVALTRARHDLLLTGSFWVNQIRPKRPSPFLVELLDAGLVELAALPAQSQYESNPAGAAARVAAWPEPEAAIGRQWEQLWPDPRTASLPGVSEQAQDWWRDAELLLAERDRAGAQAPDRPAHLSASAVVALAQDQTAFQRGRRRPVPHQPSVQARRGTRFHAWVEQYFGSRALLDWEDLPGADDDLSGEDAALAELQRAFLASDWATATPVGVEVDIETPVRSVMVRCRIDAVFAASDGGVHIVDWKTGAPPRDTRTLRARQMQLALYRLAWSRLHAQPLEMIQASFVYVGAGESISSGTITEAEIDEVLATVT; translated from the coding sequence ATGAGCCAGCACGCAGGAACACCGGCCGGTGCGGACTGGACCGCTGCGGCGATCGCCGAAGCACTCGGCCAGCCGCCCCCCACCGATGAGCAGCGGGTGGTGGTCGAGGCCGAACTGGAACCGATGCTGGTGGTGGCCGGCGCGGGTTCTGGCAAGACCGAGACGATGGCCGCCCGGGTGGTCTACCTGGTGGCCAACCAGCGGGTGCGGCCCAGCGAGATCCTCGGCCTGACCTTCACCCGGAAGGCCGCCTCCGAGCTGTCCGTGCGAATCCGCTCCCGGTTACGGCGGCTCTCTCGGGCCGGGGTGATCAGCACGGACGCGGTCGAGGACCAGCCCCGGATCGCCACCTACAACTCCTATGCCGCGGGGATCGTCACCGACCACGCACTCCGGATCGGGATCGATCCGGACGCCACGCTGATCGGGGACGCCGGCCGGTACCAGCTTGCCGACGACCTGGTGCAGACCTGGGCAGAGGACCTGGAGACGACCTCGGCGGTGAGTACCGTCGTCGATGCGGTGGCGGCCCTGGCGGCCGAGCTTTCCGAGCATGGCCGCAGCCCGCAGGAGGCGGCAGCCGAGATCGACCGGCTGATCCAGACGATCCTCGACAAGGAGGACGAACCGGGCAAGAAGCCGGGGGTGCGTGCCGCCGTGCTGAAGGTGGTCGGATCGCTGCGCACCCGGCTGCAGCTGATGGACCTGGTGGCCGCCTTCGGCGCCCGCAAGCGTGCCGACGGTGTGGTGGACTTCGGTGACCAGGTGCGCCTGGCAGCCACGATCGCTGCCCAGGTCGACGACGTCGGCGCAGGGGAGCGGTCCCGGTACCGGGCAGTGCTGCTGGATGAGTACCAGGACACCTCGATCGCACAGGTGCAGATGCTCCGCGCCCTGTTCGGCGCAGGGCACCCGGTCACCGCGGTCGGCGACCCGAACCAGGCCATCTATGGCTGGCGCGGTGCCGCTGCCGGCACTCTGCTCGACTTCCCGGACACTTTCCCGGGGGCGGCCGGTCCGGCTCGGAGCGTGAACCTGAGCACGGCCTGGCGCAACGACCTGGCCGTGCTGCACGCCGCCAACCATCTGGCCGCACCGCTACGCTCCGGCGCCGTAGCACCGCTGGTCCCGCGCCCGGGGGCCGGGCCGGGGCGAGTGCAGGCCCGCTACCTCGAGACTCATCTGGAAGAGGCCGAGCACATTGCCGACTACCTCGCTCCTCGATGGTCGCCGGAGGGCTTCTCGGCGGCTGTGCTGTGCCGCCGGCGGGCCCAGTTCGTCGCCGTCGAGCAGGCGCTGACCGCTGCCGGGCTGCCGTGCCAGGTGGTGGGCCTGGCCGGTCTGCTGTCCACGCCCGAGGTCTCCGATCTGCGGGCGGCGCTGCAGGTGGCACACGACCCCTCCCGCGGGGACGCGATGATGCGGCTGCTCACCGGGCCGAGCGTGAATCTCGGCGCGGCCGACCTGCGGGTACTTGCCGACTGGGCGCGCAGCCAGGCCAAGTCCTGGGCCCGGCCGAGCAGTGCGGACTCTGCTGCCGAGCCGGACGCCGGTGAGGAGGTTCCGCAGGTTCGCGAGGCAGTCGAGGAAGCCAGCCTGGTGGAAGCGGTGGACCGGCTTCCGAAGGCGGGCTGGCAGAGTCCGCGCGGGCGGTCCCTCAGCGAGGTGGCGACCAGTCGGCTCCAGCGGCTGGCCCGTGCGATCCGCCAGGTGCGCTCGCTCACCCACCTGTCCGTACCGGAACTGATCACCGCCACGGAGCAGGCGCTCGAGCTGGACATGGAGGTGCTGGCGGCCACTCCCGGCAGTGCCGGACATGCCCGCCGTCACCTGGATGCCTTCACCGCGGCGGGTGCCGACTTCGCCGGCTCCGCCGACTCGCCCACGCTGAGCGCGTTCCTCACCTACCTGGACGTCGCCGAGGACGAGGAGCGCGGGCTGGAAGTGGTCGAGGCCGAACCGGACTCCCGCGCGATCCAGATCATGACCGTGCACGCCGCCAAGGGTCTGGAATGGGACTGCGTCGTGGTCGCCGGGATGAACATGGGCGACTTCCCCTCCCTGCAGCACACTCCGGCCGAGGGTAAGCCGGTGACCAGCGGTGGCTGGCTCAGCCCGATCGGTACCCTGCCGTACTTCCTGCGCGGTGACGCTGCTTCGCTGCCCGAGCTGGCCGTGGAGGAGGCGGGGACGCACACCGAGATGGAGTCCGCGCTCGAGGCGTTCCGGCTGGACGAGGGGCAGCGCCTGCTCCGGGAGGAACGGCGCCTGGCGTATGTGGCGCTGACCCGCGCCCGGCACGATCTGCTGCTCACCGGATCCTTCTGGGTCAATCAGATCCGGCCGAAGCGTCCATCGCCGTTCCTGGTGGAGCTGCTCGACGCCGGCCTGGTGGAGCTGGCAGCGCTGCCTGCCCAGTCCCAGTACGAGAGCAATCCCGCCGGTGCCGCCGCCCGGGTCGCGGCCTGGCCGGAGCCGGAGGCAGCCATCGGCCGGCAGTGGGAACAGCTCTGGCCCGATCCGAGGACCGCCTCGCTGCCCGGGGTGAGCGAGCAGGCGCAAGACTGGTGGCGCGATGCCGAGCTGCTGCTGGCCGAACGGGACCGCGCCGGGGCCCAAGCACCGGACCGGCCGGCGCACCTGTCCGCCTCCGCCGTGGTCGCCCTCGCCCAGGACCAGACCGCCTTCCAGCGGGGCCGGCGCCGGCCGGTGCCGCACCAGCCCAGCGTCCAGGCCCGCCGGGGCACCAGGTTCCACGCCTGGGTGGAGCAGTACTTCGGTTCCCGAGCCCTGCTCGACTGGGAGGATCTGCCGGGTGCTGACGACGATCTCAGTGGCGAGGACGCTGCGTTGGCCGAGCTGCAGCGCGCGTTCCTGGCCAGCGACTGGGCCACTGCGACCCCGGTCGGAGTGGAGGTGGACATCGAGACCCCGGTCCGGTCGGTGATGGTGCGCTGTCGCATCGATGCCGTCTTTGCCGCATCCGACGGTGGCGTGCACATCGTGGACTGGAAGACCGGGGCGCCACCGCGGGACACCCGCACACTGCGCGCTCGGCAGATGCAGCTCGCGCTGTACCGGCTGGCCTGGTCCCGGCTGCACGCTCAGCCGCTGGAGATGATCCAGGCGTCGTTCGTCTACGTCGGTGCCGGCGAGTCGATCAGCTCCGGCACCATCACGGAGGCGGAGATCGACGAGGTGCTGGCGACCGTCACCTGA